The DNA sequence CCCGTTGACTCATAATTAAATGTTACCGAAGCGGGCCTCAGTGGATCGTTGACCACATATGGTCTGCTTATAGCAGGATTGGAAGATATTTTTAAGCTTTCTCTCGATGAATTCTCTGAGTGTGAATGGGTTCAGTGAGACAAATCTGGTTGCAAGATCCGTTTTGATCTCCTGAGAGACATGAGAGGATTCGAGCACTCGTTGGTATGGAGTTTTAGGGCTATCGTGAATCTTGATGGTTTTGGAACCCACCCTTTTTTTGTCCAGGAGTTTAACAGAGGGACAGAAGAAGTTTTGGAATAGACGCCATTCGTTGCAGTAGAGGTCATTGAGCAAAGAAACGACCCGAGGATTATCGAAACGATCATAGCCGAGCCACTGTCGCACGTGGGTCCAGTTTTTCTGCTCAATGTGGGCGTTGTCATCTTTGTGGTAAGCACGGCTGCGGGTGAAAAGAACCGGCTTGGAGCGATCACGGAAATGGCGCAGGAGGTGGTGGTTGAGAAACTCGGATCCGTTGTCGCAGTCGAATCCAAGCAGGGGGAATGGAAGAGATTGTTCGATGTGGCGGATCTGCATCAAGACATCGGTTTCGCCTCGGCCCCAAACGGCACGTTGCTCGCTCCATCCGGTGGCAATATCAACACAATCAATGGTATAGGCGAATTGGCCAGCCATGGATTCACCACAGTGAGCGACGGTGTCTGCCTCAAGAAAACCAGGTTTGCTCTGGTTCCATTGCTCGGTGGCGATGGGGATTTGGTTACGAAGCAGGGTTCCTGGTTTGGTTGTGCAGTGTCGTGTGTGACGAACACGAATGGGCTTCAGCAACCGGTCGATGGTGGCGGCAGAAATGCGCTGTAGCAGCTTCAGATTATCCGGAAGTAGCGAGCCATACCGATGCTCGTAGCCGGGGAGCCAAAGAGGCAGGATGGCCTTCAATCGTTTCGAGCACGGGAGATTGGCCGCAAGCCAAATCTTCTTGAGCGGCTGGAGGATTTCATCCGTGTTATAAACCGGCTTGGGGCCCCGGTGACCGAGTTGAACTCGTCGGCGGCGCTTTAACTTTCGCAGCAAACGGATCGCATGCTTTCGATGAAATCCGCAATTGGCACAGAGCTCATCCAGGATGTGGCTCTTGCCAATTCTGTCGCAACGCCGGTAGCGTTTAAGTACGGTTTCGAGATATTCGAGTTTGGTTCGTGGACTCATAATTCCAGCTTCCTCGGGGTCCAATCCCCGGTAACATGAAATATGAGTCAACGATCCCTTTTAAGTCCATTTTGGGTAACATTTAATGTGAGTCAATTCGGGCGCCGAAGGAAGCCTTGAGCCCGCCGGGTTCCGGCCGTACAATGATCCATTTGGGCGATGCATGCTAGAAAAGATCGTCATACGCGGCGCGCGCCAGCATAACCTCCGCAACCTCAGCCTCGAAATCCCGAGGCACAGGCTCACGGTCGTCACCGGCCTGTCCGGGTCGGGCAAATCGAGCCTGGCCTTCGACACCATCTACGCGGAGGGGCAGCGGCGCTACATCGAATCGCTCTCGACCTACGCGCGGCAGTTCCTGGAGCGGATGGAAAAGCCGGAGCTGGACAGCGCCGAGGGGCTCTCCCCCGCGATCAGCATCGAGCAGAAGACCACCAGCCGCAGCCCCCGCTCCACGGTCGGGACCATCACCGAGATTTACGACTACGCCCGGCTGCTGTTCGCCTCCGTCGGGCGCCCCCACTGCCCCCGGTGCGGCAAGCCGATCGCGGCGCAGACGGCCGACCGGATCGTGCAGCAGATCCTGGAATACCCTGAGGGGACGCGGGTGGTGGTGATGGCCCCGGTGGTGCGGGACAGGAAGGGGGAATTCCGGCAGCTGTTCGAGAGATACCTCAAGAAGGGGTACGTGCGGGTGCGGGTGGACGGGCGGATGCACGACCTCGAGGAGGCGATCCCCCTGGCCAGGACCCGCAACCACACGATCGAGGTGGTCGTCGACCGGGTCGTCGTCAAGCCCGGCCTCGGTGGAAGGCTGGAGTCCTCGGTGCGCAAGGCGCTCGAACTTGCCGAGGGGCTGGTGACGGTCGAGGCGCTCGAACTCGGGGAGCGCCTCTTTTCCGAGCGCCAGGCGTGCCTTGACTGCGGCGTCAGCGTGGCGACCCTGGAGCCCCGCTCCTTTTCCTTCAACTCGCGCCACGGCGCCTGCCCCGAATGCGGCGGCATGGGGACGCGGCAGGTCTTCAACCCGGAGAGCCTCGTCCCGGACCCGGGCCTCCCGCTCGCGGAAATGGCATTTCCGGTCGGCAACGCCCGGATCGCGGAGCACCTGAAGGACACCCTCCTCGGTCTCGCCCGGAGGCGCGGGATCGACCCGTCGACCCCGTTCGGGAAATTGCCGAAGGCGGCGCGCGACGCCTATTTCCACGGGGGGGAGGGGCGGCGGGGGATCGGGCCATGGCTTGAGGACCTGCTCGGGGAGAACCAGAGCCCCGGAACCCGGGAGGAGCTCGACCGCCTCTTCCGCGCCGAAGACTGCCCCGCCTGCGGGGGGGCGCGCCTGCGGCCCGAGAGCCGGGCGGTCAAAATCAACGGCCTCGCGATCTCCGATTACGCCCGGCTTTCGCTCGAGGGGGCGAGGGACGCCTTCGCCGCCGTCACCCTTTCGCCGCGGGAGGAACAGGTCGCCGGGCAGGTATTGAAGGAGATCCTCGACCGGCTGGAGTTTCTGCTCAACGTCGGGGTCGGGTATCTCTCGCTCGACCGCTCCGCGGCTTCGCTCTCCGGGGGGGAGGGGCAGCGCATCCGGCTGGCGACCCAGATCGGGTCCAAACTCCGGGGGGTCCTCTACGTGCTGGACGAGCCCTCGATCGGGCTGCACCCGCGGGACAACCGGAGGTTGCTCGACACGCTCGCCGGCCTGCGGGACATGGGGAACACGATCCTGGTCGTGGAGCACGACGAGGAGACCATGCGCGCCGCGGACCACATCATCGACCTGGGGCCGGGGGGCGGGCGCCTCGGCGGTTACCTGGTGGCGGAGGGGAGCGTCGGGGACCTGACCCGGTGCCCCGATTCGATCACTGGCGCCTACCTTTCGGGGGAGCGCAGCATCCCGGTCCCTGCGGTCCGGAGGCGGGGGAACGGCAAACGCCTGGTGGTCCAGGGGGCCCGGCACAACAATCTCCGGGACCTGACCGTGGAATTCCCGCTCGGGCTCTTCATCTGCGTGACGGGGGTTTCGGGCTCGGGGAAGAGTTCCCTCGTGGGGGACGTGCTCTACAACGCCCTGGCGCGCCGGCTGCACCGCGCGCTCTGCACCCCCGGGGCCCACGACGGGATCGCGGGGATGGAGCACCTGGACAAGGTGATCGAGATCGACCAGTCCCCCATCGGGCGGACCCCCCGGTCGAACCCCGCGACCTATACCGGGCTGTTCACCCCCCTGAGGGACCTGTACGCCCTTCTCCCCGAATCCCGCGTCCGGGGCTACGGCCCGGGGCGCTTCAGCTTCAACGTCAAGGGGGGGCGCTGCGAGGAGTGCCAGGGGGACGGGCAGCGGCGGATCGAAATGAACTTCCTCCCCGATGTGCACGTGCTGTGCGACGCCTGCCAGGGGAAACGGTACAACCGCGAAACCCTGGCGGTGAAGTACAAGGGGTATTCGATCGCCGACCTGCTGGGGATGAACATCAGCGAGGCGCTGCCGGTCCTGGAAAACATACCGGCGATCGCGCAGAAGCTGAAGGCGCTCGACGACGTGGGGCTCGGCTACGTGCAACTGGGACAGTCTTCCACCACCCTGTCGGGGGGGGAAGCCCAGAGGGTCAAACTGGCCCGGGAGCTCGGCCGGCGGGCGACGGGGCGGACGCTCTACATCCTGGACGAGCCGACGACGGGGCTCCATTTCCACGACGTCCACAAGCTGCTCGAGATCCTGAACAGCCTGGTCGACCTGGGAAACAGCGTGATCATCATCGAACACAACCTGGAAGTCATGAAGACGGCCGACCTCATCATCGATCTCGGTCCCGAGGGGGGGGAGCGGGGGGGGCGGGTGGTGGCCGCCGGGACCCCGGAGGAGGTGGCCCGGGTGGAGGATTCCGCCACCGGTCTCGCCCTGCGGTCGGTGCTGGGCACCGGACGGGAGACCCCCTCCCGGCGGAGGCCCGTCAAGAAGGGGCCCGTCAAGAAGGGGCCTCTCAAGAAGGGGCCCGTCAAGCAGGGGGTCGCCGAAGGGGGGAAGCGATGAGGGTCAACGAGTTCTTCTACAGCATCCAGGGGGAATCGAGTCATGCGGGCCGTCCCTGCGCCTTCATCCGGCTGACGGGGTGCAACCTCCGCTGCTCCTACTGCGACACCGAATACGCCTTCGAGGCGGGAATGGAGATGACGATCCCGGAGATCGTCGAGGCGGTCGGGGAATATCCCACGCGCCTGGTGCTGGTGACCGGGGGGGAGCCGATGCTCCAACCCGGGATCCACGAGCTGCTGGGGGCGCTGCTCGATCGCGGCTGCAGCGTGCTGCTCGAGACCGGGGGGCAGGTTCCCCTCTCCGGCGTGGACCCCCGGGTCCACAAGATCGTGGATTTCAAATGCCCTTCGAGCGGCATGACGGGGCACAACGACTACGGCAACGTCGGCTGCCTGACCATGCGGGACGAGGTGAAGTTCGTCGTGGGGGACCGCCCCGATTTCGACTGGGCGTGCGCCCGGATCCGGGAATACGACCTCACGGCGCGGGTTTCCGCGGTGCATCTTTCGCCCGTTTACGGCCTCCTGCCGCTGGACCGGCTGGCCGGCTGGGTGCTCGGGTGCGGGCTCGAGGTCCGGCTGGGGCTGCAGCTGCACAAGATCATCTGGCCCGGCGTCCCGCGCGGCGTCTGAATTTTCGTGAGCGTTCATGAATTCCTGGGAAGCCCTATCTGAAATCAGGCGGCGGGTCGCAAAAGAGGAGGGGGTGCTCCGCAGTCCCGCGGCCCTCCGGGTGGCGCTGTGCCATCCCGCTTCCTACGAGGTGGCCATGAGTTCCCTGGGATTCCAGGCCATCTACCGGGAGATCCATCTCCACCGCGGCGCCGCGGCGGAGCGGGCGTTCCTCCCCGACCGGCCGGCGGAGTACCGGAAAAACCGCCTGCCGGTGTTCACCTACGAGGGGGAGCGGCCCCTTTCGGAATACGCCGTCGTCGCCTTTTCCATCGCCTGGGAACTCGAGATCACCGGCCTGTTCGAGATGCTGGACCTGTGCGGCATCCCGCTCAGGCGCGGGGAACGGGGCGCACGCCACCCCCTCGTCGTCGCCGGGGGCCCGCTCACCCGCTCCAACCCTGCGATCCTGGCCCCCTTCGCCGACCTGATCGCGCTGGGGGAAGGGGAGGAGACGATCCACGACCTGCTCGACGCGGCCGCGGCCATGAACCGGGAACAGACGCTCGAGTACCTTTCGGGGCGGCCCGGTTTTCACGTCCCTGGGGTTTCCCCCGGTTTCGGCCCTCCAGGCAGGGTGGACGACGCCCGCCTTCCCGCTTCCTCCCAGATCCTCACCCCGAACGCCGTCCTCCGGTCGATGTTCCTGGTCGAGCCGGAGCGCGGCTGCTCCCGCACCTGCCGCTACTGCGTGATGCGGTGCGGCGCGGGGGGTGGGATGCGGGTGGTCCCCGCCGACCGGGTGTGGGCGAAGATCCCGGAAGCCGCCCGGCGCGTCGGGCTGGTGGGGGCCGCCGTCACCGACCACCCCGAAATCAGGCCCCTGATCCGGCGGATCGTCGACAGCGGCCGGGAGGTCGGCGTTTCCAGCCTGCGGGCCGACCGCCTCGACCCGGAACTGGTCGGGCTGCTGGCGCGCGGGGGGTACCGGACGCTGACGACGGCGTCCGACGGGGCTTCGCAGCGGATGCGGGACCTGGCCGGCCGCAACATCGACGAAAGCCACCTCCTCCGGGCGGCGGAACTGGCCCGCGGGGCGGGGATCGAGCGCCTCAGGCTCTACATGATGATCGGGTTCCCCGGGGAGACCGACGACGACATCGGGGAGCTGATCCGCCTCTGCGGCGAACTCGCCCGGGTCCTTCCCCTGTCCCTGAGCGTATCCCCCTTCGTGGCCAAGAAGCACACCCCGCTCGACGGCGCCCCCTTCGAGGATCTCCGGGTGCTGGACCGCAGGCTGCGGGCCATCCGTGCCGGGCTCAAGGGGAAGGCCGACGTCCGCC is a window from the Acidobacteriota bacterium genome containing:
- the uvrA gene encoding excinuclease ABC subunit UvrA, with product MLEKIVIRGARQHNLRNLSLEIPRHRLTVVTGLSGSGKSSLAFDTIYAEGQRRYIESLSTYARQFLERMEKPELDSAEGLSPAISIEQKTTSRSPRSTVGTITEIYDYARLLFASVGRPHCPRCGKPIAAQTADRIVQQILEYPEGTRVVVMAPVVRDRKGEFRQLFERYLKKGYVRVRVDGRMHDLEEAIPLARTRNHTIEVVVDRVVVKPGLGGRLESSVRKALELAEGLVTVEALELGERLFSERQACLDCGVSVATLEPRSFSFNSRHGACPECGGMGTRQVFNPESLVPDPGLPLAEMAFPVGNARIAEHLKDTLLGLARRRGIDPSTPFGKLPKAARDAYFHGGEGRRGIGPWLEDLLGENQSPGTREELDRLFRAEDCPACGGARLRPESRAVKINGLAISDYARLSLEGARDAFAAVTLSPREEQVAGQVLKEILDRLEFLLNVGVGYLSLDRSAASLSGGEGQRIRLATQIGSKLRGVLYVLDEPSIGLHPRDNRRLLDTLAGLRDMGNTILVVEHDEETMRAADHIIDLGPGGGRLGGYLVAEGSVGDLTRCPDSITGAYLSGERSIPVPAVRRRGNGKRLVVQGARHNNLRDLTVEFPLGLFICVTGVSGSGKSSLVGDVLYNALARRLHRALCTPGAHDGIAGMEHLDKVIEIDQSPIGRTPRSNPATYTGLFTPLRDLYALLPESRVRGYGPGRFSFNVKGGRCEECQGDGQRRIEMNFLPDVHVLCDACQGKRYNRETLAVKYKGYSIADLLGMNISEALPVLENIPAIAQKLKALDDVGLGYVQLGQSSTTLSGGEAQRVKLARELGRRATGRTLYILDEPTTGLHFHDVHKLLEILNSLVDLGNSVIIIEHNLEVMKTADLIIDLGPEGGERGGRVVAAGTPEEVARVEDSATGLALRSVLGTGRETPSRRRPVKKGPVKKGPLKKGPVKQGVAEGGKR
- a CDS encoding radical SAM protein; amino-acid sequence: MNSWEALSEIRRRVAKEEGVLRSPAALRVALCHPASYEVAMSSLGFQAIYREIHLHRGAAAERAFLPDRPAEYRKNRLPVFTYEGERPLSEYAVVAFSIAWELEITGLFEMLDLCGIPLRRGERGARHPLVVAGGPLTRSNPAILAPFADLIALGEGEETIHDLLDAAAAMNREQTLEYLSGRPGFHVPGVSPGFGPPGRVDDARLPASSQILTPNAVLRSMFLVEPERGCSRTCRYCVMRCGAGGGMRVVPADRVWAKIPEAARRVGLVGAAVTDHPEIRPLIRRIVDSGREVGVSSLRADRLDPELVGLLARGGYRTLTTASDGASQRMRDLAGRNIDESHLLRAAELARGAGIERLRLYMMIGFPGETDDDIGELIRLCGELARVLPLSLSVSPFVAKKHTPLDGAPFEDLRVLDRRLRAIRAGLKGKADVRPGSTRWAWVEYALSQGTEEAGLAALDAWRGGGGIGAWRKGFAARGCTPARP
- a CDS encoding radical SAM protein; its protein translation is MRVNEFFYSIQGESSHAGRPCAFIRLTGCNLRCSYCDTEYAFEAGMEMTIPEIVEAVGEYPTRLVLVTGGEPMLQPGIHELLGALLDRGCSVLLETGGQVPLSGVDPRVHKIVDFKCPSSGMTGHNDYGNVGCLTMRDEVKFVVGDRPDFDWACARIREYDLTARVSAVHLSPVYGLLPLDRLAGWVLGCGLEVRLGLQLHKIIWPGVPRGV